DNA sequence from the Lycium barbarum isolate Lr01 chromosome 5, ASM1917538v2, whole genome shotgun sequence genome:
GATTCATGAAAAAGTGTCTAATTAGAACAAAATTCGGGTAGTTTAGGTGTTCAATAGGAACATTCCTaagttgaggtgtctaagtgAAAGATCGTGCCAACTTTAGGTGTCTTCCGATGGGTTCAACCTTTAGAAATAGAAGAATAAAAAACATGGTGTAAAATTGATAATTTTCCAAAATAGTGTAGAGGTGTGATTGTCAACCGCATCTTTAAGAATTACTAATAATATGCATAGTAATGGTAATAAAGGATATCAATCATTTTTTACGCTCCATGATCATGTTTCTAATTAAAATAATCATAACTTTTAATCTGACTGAAGTTAGGTGAGGATTAAGATATGCATGTGTACTTGTGGTGGAGAAGATCGAACGCATCCATATCTTAGGGTTTTGTATCTTCATAGAGATCAAAAGTAACTAGCAATGTTTTAGTCTCCGTTGGCATTACACTACCTTTTTGTTTAGTCATTGTTGGTTACCTACTCCATGTATATGATCtctatgcacaaaataaaattagATGCTCACGACAGATCACGAACTACAATTAGAACAAAATATAATCTTTGTGCTAGTAATGAACTACTTCCTCCATtactttcaattctttcatttttACAATGTGGTGTTTGTCTAGTCGCGATATTTAATTAGAAAGAAAAAAGCCTTATGCCATAAACTAAAAGTGCTGTTATAACTATTAAAACATGTAATTAAAAGCATTTTATCCTTAAATAGAACTTCACGACGCGATTTCAAATTAGTATAAGGACACCGAAACAGATACTGACCGAATATAATTTGAGGGAGCTAGAACCGCAAAAAAGTCACTAAAGGTCAAATGAACCTTAAATTAAAGATTTTTCAAAGATAATAATATGTCATTCTTCTTAAAACAATCTAAAAGGACAAATTACATAAAATAAAACCAGGAGAGATAATTAATTTCGTAAGCCTTTGCTCATTTTGGAAGCCAATTCTGTGAGTACTTTTGCGAAAGAACCATCATCACCAAGAACTTTAGCCGCTGCATCTTTTAAATCTATCATTCTGCTGCGCACTCCTTTTGCATCTTCACCTTCCATCAATCCTTTCACAATTTCAGCAATTTCCTTTCTCCTCACTAAGCCATTCTCGCCAAATTTCGGCCTCAACGCCACTTTAAGATCCTCAGTTAACATTACTGCGTTCATTCTTTGTTCCGCGTATAATGGCCAAGCAATAAGCGGGACCCCATGGACCACGCTCTCCAACGTCGAGTTCCATCCACAGTGAGTCAAGAACCCATCGATCGATCCATGACTAAGGATTTGTGCTTGTGGGGCCCAATTAGGTACTACCAACCCTTGCCCTTTGGTCCTTTCCAAGATCCCTTGTGGTAAAAAATCAAGAGGGTCATTACTTGAACTGTGGACATTGAAGTAAGTAGCATTTGCAATTGTGTCATTTGGGCATCTAATAACCCATAAAAATCTTTGCTCACTCATTTCTAAACCCATTGCAAGTTCAACTAGCTGCTCATATGAGAGTGTCCCACCACTACCAAAGGAAATGTACAAGACAGAGTTACATGGCTGCTCATCTAGCCACGTCAAACACTCCATTCCCTCAGCTTTGCTGCTCTGATCATCTGTATGTATAAGCGGCCCGACCGCGTAAACCGGTGGCTTCCCTGCAGTGCAGAGGCGTATGTAACATATAATCAATTGGGTTCAACGTATATGGACACAGATCGTTAATGTGCATATTATATGCGTAAGAAATAATTTCAAATATATGTGTGCGTTAAGAAACATTAGAATTTTGACAAATACCACTTTGAACACATAATTTAAAAATAAGCAAATTTATGTAATTGACGGTGTaaagaatttccatacatcatcGAATTTAGTTTAACATGGTATAatagttatttatcttttatttaCCGAAAAAATAGTTATTTATCTTATGTTTTTCAGGTAACCTATCGTATTTATTACCAATGGTAACTTGTCCTCTGACCGTTCGATTTATGTATCTTACTTTCCTAtttcttttatttaaaaaatattgtcATTTTCTATATCTAGTAGTAACACTTTAAATCCAACATTCTATGTGACATATTTAAGAGCACAAGATTCAAAGAACATTTAGTatattacacacatctttaatttaagataacaagattcaaaagtcttctatattttttttaaactctACGATCAATCAGATTAAGGCAAATAAATTGAAACGAGGATAGTACATATATCATTTAGGTGACCTAATAGCTTACAAAAAAATTCCATTATCCTTGTATAGAagttaactaaaatcaaattttaaaagtatactccctccatttcaaagtAGATGAATTTTTGAGACATtttctttgatccaaaaaaactTAACTTTTCAAAGTCTAGAtgttattaattaatttttttcaaaGTTACCCTTTCTTTTACAAGTTTGTCCAAATTCCAACATTCACTATTTCAACCTTTAAAAAAGGTTTAGGTAAAGACATAAGGATAATTTAGATAAAGACATAAGGATAATTTAGTCAATTGACCATTTGATTAACGCCATAATTGATTAGATTATTTAAAGAGCGTGTCACACcgtaaaaaattaattattttgggatggagggaaTATGAATTTAGTATTAAAAATCTAAAGGTTAAATCTAATTAAATTATGAATCACGTTTACTTAATTAATTACCTGGTTCTTCCTCATGCAAAGCATTAATAGCTCCTGGTTCCAAGTCCTCAAAACTATTCACAACTATTCCTTCAGCCATTTTATACCTCTTAGTATGATGAAGAACCCATTTATATGCATCATTTTTCCTGTCCTGAACCGGGTCAAGAAGTTCCTCCGGGTCAATAGGATTACAACCCGGAATCCTAACTCGTTCTTTCAAGTCCCTATACTCACATAACTCATCAGTAGTAGCATCAAGAACAGGCAAATAAAGAAACAATGACAAACACATAGCAGTAGTAGGGTAAAAAATATAACTAGAGACATTAAATTCTTTCGCTACGTCAAATGCGTCAGTCCCAAAAAGATCGACAACTAAAGCAACAACTTTCTCTGTTTCAACTAACGACTTAAAAACGTCGCGAAAAGAAGGGAGAGAACGTGTAACGGTTAGGGATATACGCGTCTCGATTTTAACGTCGTCAGGTAAATCGTCAAAGTTAACGGGAGGGAGAAGGAGGTAATTTAGGGTTTTAGAAGGTAGGGTTTCGAGGAATTTATTTATGGATTTGGAAATCGGTCCGTCAGTAGGAAGGATAAGAGTAACGGTAAAACGGTGTTTTTGGATGAGCTGCTTGGCGAATTCGACCAGAGAGATTAAATGACCCATACCAGGAGTTGGTAAAAGGGCTATATGGGGATTTTGTATTATTTCTATTTGGGTTTCTGCCATTTTTGTAAGTTTAAGAGAGAAGTTTGAAGGGAGCTTTAAATTAAAGGAGATAAAATGACGAGAGAATGATGCAACTGCATGCTAGAAGGTACGTATCACattttatgtgacatttttttaaATGTCTTGAAAAAAATGCTTCTTCTGTCTAAATTTATGTGGCGGGTGAAGATTACGAggaacaaatcacttaaattttgTTATGAAATGGGGTATATAGCTAGATTCTTTAAATTTTTGAAATCAACTTTATATAATAAAATATACTATGAAAAATACTACTACTGCTACAATTTAAATAGATAATAATTCACAATATTTTAAAAAACGCTTGAGAAAATTATAGTGAAAAAACTGAGAGAGtaatatttttctatatttaaaGACATTTTAATTTAAAGTTTTTATTGTGCTCTGACATAATTTCATAGCATAAAAGTTTTTATGGCATATTAAATCACATAATTTTaagtttgtttttatttttctttttaaaaataatgCTCAATAAATACCTATTACATAAATAAAGAGAACGGGATTATTTTGCCAGACAATATCCCCTCCATTTCTTAATAAATGATggtttttgtcttttttttttaattttattttaaaataagtcGTGTTTCACAAAATTAAGAAGACGATTTttttttacccttatttataaaTGGAGTTTTTCATATGAAGAAATCATTATAGAGCCACTACAAGAAAGAAGACATTTgccaacaaaaatatttttgttgttatggataaataattgttgtaaaaagtacttttgacaataatattttttttggttgttgcataaactttttCCATCGGCTATTATTGCAACGATGTACAACAACAGTCAATATTatagcaacaaaattaaattgtttggcaactaaaaaaatttatttttaaaagattcatcatatatgccaacaataaaactaaattGTGTTGAATtttgccaactatattatttttattGCCAAAAGAGCTATTGCCATTTCTCTACTTTCTCGTTGTGAGCTACGTATTTGTAAGGGCATTTGGTTAATGATAAGTTAATAAAAACAACTCTTACTTTCTAGAAGTGGGTGTATAGTAATGAAATCCGAGACAAAGTTGGAGGGCCTAGCTATATACAGAAAAATAAAGCGAAGGGGTTTCTCAGAGATGGCTCCTTGTTTGTAAGGCCAAGACAAGATCGTCTTGTTTGTTTTTGCTTCCAGGTGTTTTTGTAGTCTACGTGATGTAATAAAATGCTACTGTTTTCAACACAAACAAATAAAAAGTTGTATATGAATGCATGTATGTAAAATCCAGTCAAAGATGTCAGATGTCAATAACTCACTGAGCAAGTGTAGTTGTACTGAAATGTATGCATGGTGATGTATCTGTAAATGAAGGCCACGTTGCACTTCTCTTTAAAGGCCGCCACGGTGGTTTCGAAGATAAgtaaaataaatgaaaataaataaataacaataaAAGATACTGTCGTGATGCAATCGTTAGCCTAATGTCATTATTCTCTCAATTTTAAAGTATGGTGAAAAAAGCGCCTAGCTACTTCAACATTTTTGTATAACAAAAGAGGAATTAATAATTAATTCCTTCATATAGTTTAGGCTATACTCCCTCAGGTCCATTTACTCTTCGTcttcaagaaaatcaaaggataattaattactccctccatctcactTTATGTGATTCATTTCGAATTTTGAAAGTCAAACTTAATAGAAACTAAGCGTCCACCAAAACAGATGAGAGACCAGGTACCTTATCTGTTCCCTCAAGCTAAAACAGAAAGTAAATAAGACACGATATTTatgtgaaaaactccttgctcaagggattaaaaactaaGACCTACCTatgtaggatttccaacttcactaactgAGCAATGTCTTTTAGATTACAAGCCTTTTGCAACTAAGGAATTAGCCTACTAATCCCTTCCCTTACAATACCTCTATTGCAAGCActtacttgactaactctagccaagaaccaaACTAATTCAACTACCTCTAGCTGAACTTCAACTCACCATAACTAACTCTAGTTACGTGTCAACACAAAAAGCTCAATAAACCAAATACCTACAAAAACCCTTCTTAGaagaagtgtaggtttacaataTAAAGACCAAAAGATAAAGACTAAAATAACCTAGGACTTAAGACTCCTTCAGTATTGGGATCTAGTCCTTGGAGTTATTTACTCTTGATCTTGAGAGCTCTGAGAAGGCAGTGGCGGCTACTCTTTTCAACAATGAGAATAATATGTTTTGAGTTGGTAGGTCAAACAAATGccaacatgttgtttatatagggGGCCGAGTGAGGAGCATGTGAAAAGCATGTGACATGGATAGAGACATTGCATGGTCCGTCTATCCTGCTGTGGCTCTGTAAGTCAGAACAGTGCCGCAGCTTTACAGCTGTCACAATCGTACAGTGCCCAGGTGATCAAGGACTTGGTCCCTGATCATATGTCAAACATCAAAACTCATAACTCATCAATTTTCccatttttgatgatgacaaacttgtaAGTGATGTTCCCTTGGAGACCCAGATTCCCCCTGTAGATTTGGCCCCAACTACATGTTGCATCGAATACTTTTGTAACAACTGACAAGCAGATTTGACCCCAACAACATGTAGCATAGAATACTTTTGTAACAACtgacattaacacacacatatctattcccccttttggcatcatcggAAAGAGATAAAGGCATGCACAAGCAATAAGAAGTTCAGAAACATTGACCCAGGCCACTTAGGCAACTCAGCATGAGGATTAACAGGAACATCAAAACACTAAAGAAAGCATAGGCAAACAAAATCGGAGAATGTGCCAAGCATACGGAAGATTTAGTATAAAAACATAGTAATCAATGCAATACAAACATACTAGAACAAACGTCAGAATGCCAATATCAAGAAGAAAATGTGAATGAATAAAGGATCAGGGTTGGATAGGGTTGGAAGAACTGGCAAGGTTGAAGGCTTTGAACATCATGTCTAGTCTGGCATCCGCAGCTTCGTGATTAGCCAAGATTTGCTCCTGAAGCTCGACAACTTTCTTTATGAGAATGGAATTAACCTCTCGCAACTCTGCCACTTCTGTCGCTGTATCACCACTGGGACCAGGTACCTCAAGCTTGAGTCTAGTGATTTTCGCCTTCAACAGGGTGTTCTCGACCTGCAACCTCTCGATATCAGCCAAGATCTTCTCATTTGCTTCAATCAGACCAGATATGGTAGATGTGGTCCCTACTCCTCCTTTATTTGGAACACATTCACACTCTTCCAGAGTGGACATAGAGAACATTTGCTTTTTGGTCCCTTTAGAGGCTTTAC
Encoded proteins:
- the LOC132640672 gene encoding hydroquinone glucosyltransferase-like codes for the protein MAETQIEIIQNPHIALLPTPGMGHLISLVEFAKQLIQKHRFTVTLILPTDGPISKSINKFLETLPSKTLNYLLLPPVNFDDLPDDVKIETRISLTVTRSLPSFRDVFKSLVETEKVVALVVDLFGTDAFDVAKEFNVSSYIFYPTTAMCLSLFLYLPVLDATTDELCEYRDLKERVRIPGCNPIDPEELLDPVQDRKNDAYKWVLHHTKRYKMAEGIVVNSFEDLEPGAINALHEEEPGKPPVYAVGPLIHTDDQSSKAEGMECLTWLDEQPCNSVLYISFGSGGTLSYEQLVELAMGLEMSEQRFLWVIRCPNDTIANATYFNVHSSSNDPLDFLPQGILERTKGQGLVVPNWAPQAQILSHGSIDGFLTHCGWNSTLESVVHGVPLIAWPLYAEQRMNAVMLTEDLKVALRPKFGENGLVRRKEIAEIVKGLMEGEDAKGVRSRMIDLKDAAAKVLGDDGSFAKVLTELASKMSKGLRN